A genomic region of Balaenoptera acutorostrata chromosome 4, mBalAcu1.1, whole genome shotgun sequence contains the following coding sequences:
- the LOC103005278 gene encoding LOW QUALITY PROTEIN: olfactory receptor 5AC2-like (The sequence of the model RefSeq protein was modified relative to this genomic sequence to represent the inferred CDS: inserted 1 base in 1 codon; substituted 2 bases at 2 genomic stop codons), which produces MSEGNKTLVTEFVLTGLTEXPWLQVLLFIVFLVIYLTTMLGNLGLMALIWKDAHLHTPMYLFLGGLAFADACTSTSVTPRMLVNFLDKTTMISLAECITXFYFFASSVTTECFLLVAMAYDRYVAICNPLLYPVVMSNRLCTHLKSISYAIGFLHPLIHVSLLLRLTFCGSKIIHYFYCEILQLFKISCNDPPVKALMITTSAAFIQISTLMTMIISYXLCLFDVLKKKSEEGRSKAFSMCSAHLLSVSLYYGMLIFRYVRPASGLAEDQDKMYSLFYMIIIPLLNPFIYSLRNKQVIGALRRVSKK; this is translated from the exons ATGTCAGAAGGAAACAAGACTCTGGTGACTGAGTTTGTTCTTACAGGACTCACAGAGTGACCATGGCTGCAGGTCCTCCTCTTCATTGTGTTCTTGGTCATCTACCTCACCACCATGCTGGGCAACCTTGGACTGATGGCTCTTATTTGGAAGGATGCCCACCTTCACACACCCATGTACTTGTTCCTTGGTGGTTTAGCCTTTGCAGATGCTTGCACTTCAACCTCTGTAACACCCAGGATGCTGGTCAATTTCTTAGACAAGACTACCATGATATCCCTAGCTGAGTGTAtcacctaattttatttttttgcttccaGTGTAACTACAGAATGTTTCCTCCTGGTAGCGATGGCCTATGACCGCTATGTAGCCATATGTAACCCCTTGCTTTATCCAGTGGTGATGTCCAACAGACTCTGCactcatttaaaaagtatttcatatGCAATTGGTTTTCTGCATCCCCTGATTCATGTGAGTTTATTATTAAGGTTAACTTTCTGTGGGTCTAAGATAATACATTATTTCTATTGTGAAATTTTACAACTGTTCAAAATTTCATGCAATGACCCACCCGTTAAGGCACTAATGATAACTACTTCTGCAGCTTTTATACAAATATCCACTTTAATGACCATGATAATCTCTT AGTTGTGTCTCTTTGACGTTCTgaaaaaaaagtctgaagagGGCAGAAGCAAAGCCTTCTCCATGTGCAGTGCCCATCTGCTCTCTGTCTCATTGTACTATGGCATGCTCATCTTCAGGTATGTGCGCCCTGCATCGGGCCTAGCTGAAGATCAGGACAAAATGTATTCCCTATTTTATATGATTATAATTCCCCTGCTAAACCCATTTATTTACAGCTTGAGAAATAAACAGGTTATAGGTGCCTTGAGAAGAGTTTCAAAGAAGTAA